The Aureimonas mangrovi genome includes a region encoding these proteins:
- a CDS encoding glycosyltransferase family 4 protein, producing MRILLATDAWFPQVNGVVRTLSSLSDDLRERGIAVRTVSPADFRTVPCPSYAEIRLAVPRPGRLQAIVDEFQPDAVHIATEGPIGLQMRRLALRRGLSFTTSFHTRFPEYLRQRAPVPERLTYSALRWFHNAGSACLVPNETMRRELTLRGFRNVTTWTRGVDRSLFRPLDPILLDLPRPIFLTVSRIAPEKNIPAFLDLDLPGSKLVVGDGPDLKALIRRYPDVHFAGAQTGEALARYYSTADAFVFPSRTDTFGLVILEALACGTPVAAYPEPGPTEVLAGTQAGVISEDLRAAALGALTLPRGAALERSAAYGWDRSVDIFLQTVESVVAAAPRTMHSARAA from the coding sequence ATGCGCATCCTGCTTGCGACCGACGCCTGGTTCCCCCAGGTGAACGGCGTCGTGCGCACGCTCTCAAGCCTCTCGGACGATCTGCGTGAGCGCGGCATCGCCGTGCGCACCGTCTCGCCAGCCGACTTCCGCACCGTCCCGTGCCCGAGCTATGCCGAAATCCGCCTCGCGGTGCCGCGGCCGGGTCGCCTGCAGGCGATCGTCGACGAATTCCAGCCGGACGCCGTCCACATCGCGACCGAAGGCCCGATCGGCCTGCAGATGCGCAGGCTCGCCCTGCGCCGCGGGCTCTCCTTCACGACGAGCTTCCACACGCGCTTCCCCGAATATCTGCGCCAGCGCGCGCCGGTGCCCGAGCGGCTGACCTATTCCGCGCTTCGCTGGTTCCACAATGCAGGCTCGGCCTGCCTCGTGCCGAACGAGACGATGCGCCGCGAATTGACGCTGCGCGGCTTCCGCAATGTCACGACATGGACGCGCGGCGTCGACCGCTCGCTCTTCCGGCCTCTCGATCCGATCCTGCTCGACCTGCCGCGGCCGATCTTCCTGACCGTCTCGCGCATCGCGCCCGAGAAGAACATCCCGGCCTTTCTTGACCTCGACCTGCCAGGCTCCAAGCTCGTGGTCGGCGACGGCCCGGACCTGAAGGCGCTGATCCGGCGCTACCCGGATGTCCACTTCGCCGGCGCGCAGACCGGTGAGGCGCTGGCGCGCTATTATTCGACGGCCGACGCCTTCGTCTTCCCCTCGCGCACCGACACGTTCGGCCTCGTGATCCTGGAGGCGCTGGCCTGCGGCACGCCCGTGGCCGCCTATCCCGAGCCGGGACCGACCGAGGTCCTGGCCGGCACGCAGGCGGGGGTCATTTCGGAGGACCTTCGCGCCGCCGCGCTCGGCGCGCTCACCCTGCCGCGTGGGGCAGCGCTCGAGCGCTCGGCCGCCTACGGCTGGGACCGCAGCGTCGATATTTTCCTGCAGACGGTCGAGTCCGTCGTCGCCGCTGCCCCGCGCACGATGCATAGCGCACGGGCTGCCTGA
- a CDS encoding zinc-dependent alcohol dehydrogenase family protein — protein sequence MKIRSAVLREMGAAHPFAQSRPLSIETLDLQAPGPGEVLLRIRAAGLCHSDLSVINGTRPRPMPMALGHEAAGEITALGEGVTDLQVGDHVVLVFMPSCGHCLPCSQGRPALCEPGAEANGRGTLLSGSIRLREHGREVHHHIGCSAFADHAVVSRRSVVKVDKDLPFEVAALFGCAVLTGVGAVVNTAKLQLGQSAAVIGLGGVGLAAVLGAVASGASRVVAVDLSEEKLRIARELGATDTVLATRADAVEAVRAMTEGGADFAFEFAGSARALEAAYRMTRRGGTTITAGLPAPDATLPVNIVNLVAEERTVRGSYIGTCVPVRDIPRYVALYKQGRLPVDRLGSGVITLDEINEGFDRLHEGSVVRLVVGMEDGPRTT from the coding sequence ATGAAAATTCGTTCGGCCGTGCTTCGGGAAATGGGCGCGGCGCACCCCTTCGCGCAGAGCCGCCCTCTCTCCATCGAGACGCTGGATCTCCAGGCGCCGGGCCCCGGAGAGGTCCTTCTGCGCATCCGCGCGGCGGGCTTGTGCCACTCGGACCTTTCGGTGATCAACGGCACGCGCCCCCGGCCGATGCCCATGGCTCTCGGCCACGAGGCGGCCGGCGAGATCACGGCGCTCGGCGAAGGCGTAACGGATTTGCAGGTGGGCGATCATGTCGTGCTCGTCTTCATGCCGAGTTGTGGCCACTGCCTGCCCTGCTCGCAGGGGCGGCCGGCGCTCTGCGAACCGGGCGCGGAGGCCAACGGCAGGGGCACGCTGCTTTCGGGGTCCATCCGTCTGCGCGAGCACGGCCGCGAAGTGCATCACCATATCGGATGCTCGGCCTTCGCCGACCACGCCGTCGTCTCCCGCCGCTCGGTGGTGAAGGTCGACAAGGACCTGCCCTTCGAGGTGGCCGCGCTGTTCGGCTGCGCGGTGCTGACAGGCGTCGGCGCCGTCGTCAACACGGCCAAGCTCCAGCTCGGTCAGTCAGCGGCGGTGATCGGGCTGGGCGGCGTCGGCCTCGCGGCCGTTCTCGGCGCCGTCGCTTCGGGGGCCTCGCGCGTGGTCGCGGTGGACTTGTCGGAGGAGAAGCTGCGAATCGCACGCGAACTCGGAGCGACCGACACGGTGCTCGCGACACGCGCAGATGCGGTCGAGGCGGTGCGCGCGATGACGGAGGGCGGCGCGGATTTCGCCTTCGAGTTCGCCGGTTCGGCCCGCGCGCTGGAGGCGGCCTATCGCATGACACGCCGCGGCGGCACCACGATCACCGCCGGCCTGCCGGCGCCCGACGCGACGCTGCCCGTGAACATCGTCAACCTCGTCGCCGAAGAGCGAACCGTGAGAGGCAGCTACATCGGCACATGCGTGCCTGTCCGCGACATTCCCCGCTACGTCGCGCTCTACAAGCAGGGGCGGTTGCCGGTCGACCGCCTCGGCTCCGGCGTGATCACGCTCGACGAGATCAATGAAGGCTTCGACCGCCTTCACGAGGGCTCTGTCGTGCGTCTGGTCGTGGGGATGGAAGACGGGCCCCGCACGACATAG
- a CDS encoding UDP-2,3-diacylglucosamine diphosphatase has translation MTAHTRISFAPRRFRTLFLSDIHLGSRAAQAAQLVDFLAHHDADTIYLVGDIVDGWRLRRSWHWPQSHNDVVQALLKKARKGAEIIYIPGNHDEFLREFPGEHFGGVEVRQNDVHVGADGRRYLVTHGDEYDVVVRHARIIAYLGDWSYDAAIALNLLLNRVRRRLGMPYWSLSAWAKLKVKNAVSFIGAFEDALSAEARRRECDGVICGHIHHARIDPADGRDFVYVNTGDWVESCTAVAENADGSLELLTWTDIVPVRIPGSGDGDKRLSLPHVVAEAA, from the coding sequence ATGACCGCGCACACTCGCATATCCTTCGCGCCACGAAGGTTTCGCACCCTGTTTCTTTCCGATATTCATCTGGGGTCGCGTGCGGCGCAAGCCGCTCAACTCGTTGACTTCCTTGCCCATCACGACGCCGACACAATCTACCTCGTCGGCGACATCGTGGACGGCTGGCGGCTTCGCCGGTCCTGGCACTGGCCACAGTCGCACAACGACGTTGTACAGGCGCTCCTGAAGAAGGCGCGCAAGGGCGCCGAGATCATCTACATCCCCGGCAATCACGACGAGTTCCTGCGCGAATTCCCCGGCGAACACTTCGGCGGCGTGGAAGTGCGGCAGAACGACGTGCATGTCGGTGCGGACGGGCGCCGCTACCTCGTCACCCACGGCGACGAATACGACGTGGTCGTGCGCCACGCGCGCATCATCGCCTATCTGGGCGACTGGTCCTACGATGCCGCGATCGCGCTGAACCTCCTCCTCAACCGCGTGCGCCGCCGCCTCGGCATGCCCTACTGGTCGCTCTCGGCCTGGGCCAAGCTGAAGGTGAAGAACGCCGTCTCCTTCATCGGCGCGTTCGAGGACGCGCTCTCGGCCGAGGCGCGCCGGCGTGAATGCGACGGGGTGATCTGCGGCCACATCCATCATGCCCGCATCGACCCGGCGGACGGGCGCGACTTCGTCTACGTCAACACCGGCGACTGGGTGGAAAGCTGCACGGCGGTGGCCGAGAACGCCGACGGCTCGCTGGAGCTCCTGACCTGGACGGACATCGTGCCCGTACGCATTCCGGGCTCGGGCGACGGCGATAAGCGTCTCAGCCTTCCGCACGTCGTGGCGGAGGCCGCCTGA
- a CDS encoding Gfo/Idh/MocA family protein, protein MTIEANENAVRVGGGRIRLGMVGGGQGAFIGAVHRIAARLDGHYELVAGALSSDAERARASAAELRIAPERAYTSFEEMARAEAARPDGIEAVSIVTPNHLHAPAARAFLEAGIHVICDKPLSMNVAEAQDLVALRERTGRIFAVTHNYTGYPMVRQARAMVEAGELGALRLVQVEYPQDWLSERVEAAGSKQAEWRTDPARSGAGGCIGDIGTHAYNLAAFVTGLRARELLADLSTFVEGRQLDDDVQIMLRYEGGAKGLLWASQVAVGNENGLKLRVYGEKGGLEWLQAEPNALWFTRLGEPKQLLTRAGAGAWPQAARVSRIPSGHPEGYLEGFATIYTEVAAAILAARDGGDPEAGVIFPTVEDGLDGMRFIEAAVRSSKDGNVWARLE, encoded by the coding sequence ATGACGATCGAAGCGAACGAGAACGCCGTGAGGGTCGGTGGCGGGCGCATCCGGCTCGGCATGGTGGGCGGCGGGCAGGGCGCCTTCATCGGTGCTGTCCACCGTATCGCCGCGCGGCTCGACGGTCATTACGAACTCGTCGCGGGGGCGCTGTCCTCCGATGCCGAACGAGCGCGTGCCTCGGCCGCCGAACTGCGCATCGCGCCCGAACGCGCCTACACCTCCTTCGAGGAGATGGCACGGGCCGAGGCCGCGCGGCCGGACGGGATCGAGGCGGTGTCGATCGTCACGCCGAACCATCTCCACGCACCGGCCGCCAGAGCCTTCCTGGAGGCGGGCATCCACGTCATCTGTGACAAGCCGCTCTCGATGAACGTCGCGGAGGCGCAGGACCTCGTCGCCCTTCGGGAGCGCACGGGCCGCATCTTCGCGGTGACCCACAACTACACGGGCTACCCGATGGTGCGGCAGGCGCGTGCGATGGTGGAGGCGGGCGAACTCGGCGCGCTGCGTCTCGTGCAGGTCGAGTACCCCCAGGACTGGCTGAGCGAGCGGGTGGAGGCGGCGGGCTCCAAACAGGCCGAGTGGCGCACCGATCCCGCGCGCTCGGGCGCAGGCGGGTGCATCGGCGACATCGGCACCCATGCCTACAACCTCGCCGCCTTCGTTACCGGGCTGCGCGCGCGCGAGCTTCTGGCCGACCTCTCGACCTTCGTGGAGGGGCGCCAGCTCGACGACGATGTGCAGATCATGCTGCGCTACGAGGGCGGTGCGAAGGGCCTCTTGTGGGCGAGCCAGGTCGCGGTCGGCAACGAGAACGGGCTGAAGCTGCGCGTCTACGGCGAGAAGGGCGGGCTCGAATGGCTGCAGGCCGAGCCGAACGCGCTCTGGTTCACGCGGCTCGGCGAGCCGAAGCAGCTTCTGACGCGCGCCGGCGCCGGTGCTTGGCCGCAGGCCGCGCGCGTGAGCCGCATCCCGAGCGGCCATCCGGAGGGCTACCTGGAAGGCTTTGCGACGATCTACACAGAGGTCGCGGCCGCGATCCTCGCCGCGCGGGACGGCGGCGATCCTGAAGCCGGCGTGATCTTCCCCACCGTGGAGGACGGGCTCGACGGAATGCGTTTCATCGAGGCCGCCGTCCGCTCGTCGAAGGACGGAAACGTCTGGGCGCGGCTCGAATAA
- a CDS encoding HWE histidine kinase domain-containing protein gives MDTYAILDTPPEDAFEDIVHLAREICHTSTALISLVVDDRQWFKARVGFDACQTPIEQSVCSHALEQTGLLIIPDLTLDPRTQLNSLVTGDPFIRFYAGARLETSDGVAIGTLCVLDNVPRPDGLTTHQAVTLERLARQVMTQMELRRAIRERDAAGEKYRAANLRLENADERLQIALAASGVVGLWDWIVETDLLHGDAHFARLYGLDPDLAAAGLTMEEYQEFVVADDLGRLRERIRDTFENGADFRVEYRLLIPGQALRWVECKGRMIYTRDGKAKRFSGSAIDITARKVSEKETRRLARIVEQSGDFIGVARLDGSVEWVNETGRDLVGLTDASSAERTSIRDYFDPAQWPEIAATVLPAVDRDGHWRGELTFRHFRTGELIPVLYDIIGLRDGGEEVVAYANISRDMRDEKAAEARQHILNEELSHRMKNTLAMVQAVATQTLRGVTEKDAVEAFKKRLHAIASAHHVLLQQNWSAAQFRQVVDAVLANFEMGDRFSLSGENITLGPRATLSLSLLLHELATNALKYGALSNETGHVALAWSINTNGELILRWEESGGPSPQQPDRRGFGSRLISMGLTGTGGSELHYPPEGFKAIFSAPLDQVQQH, from the coding sequence TTGGACACTTACGCCATTCTGGACACGCCGCCGGAGGACGCGTTCGAGGATATCGTTCATCTGGCACGCGAAATCTGTCATACCTCGACTGCGCTCATAAGCCTCGTCGTCGATGATCGGCAGTGGTTCAAGGCGCGTGTCGGATTCGATGCGTGCCAGACACCGATCGAGCAGTCGGTCTGTTCGCATGCGCTGGAGCAGACCGGCCTTCTGATCATCCCGGATCTTACCCTCGATCCGCGAACCCAATTAAACTCGCTGGTCACAGGCGATCCCTTCATCCGGTTCTATGCAGGCGCACGGCTGGAAACCTCGGACGGTGTCGCCATTGGCACCCTCTGCGTCCTGGACAATGTTCCCCGACCCGATGGGCTGACGACCCATCAGGCCGTCACGCTGGAGCGTCTCGCACGTCAGGTCATGACCCAGATGGAGCTGCGCCGCGCAATCCGGGAACGCGACGCTGCGGGAGAAAAATACCGGGCAGCCAATCTTCGTCTCGAGAATGCAGACGAACGTCTTCAGATCGCGCTTGCCGCGTCAGGCGTCGTTGGCCTCTGGGACTGGATTGTCGAGACCGATCTCCTGCATGGGGACGCTCATTTCGCCCGTCTCTACGGTCTCGACCCGGACCTTGCTGCTGCGGGCCTGACCATGGAAGAGTATCAGGAGTTCGTCGTTGCGGATGATCTCGGCCGCCTGCGCGAAAGGATAAGGGACACATTCGAGAATGGCGCGGATTTCCGGGTCGAGTATCGACTTCTTATCCCCGGTCAGGCGTTGCGCTGGGTCGAGTGCAAGGGGCGGATGATCTACACGCGCGATGGCAAGGCGAAGCGCTTCTCCGGATCCGCCATCGACATTACCGCACGCAAGGTCAGCGAGAAGGAGACGCGCCGCCTCGCGCGCATCGTAGAACAGTCCGGGGATTTCATCGGTGTCGCTCGGCTCGACGGGTCCGTGGAGTGGGTCAACGAGACAGGGCGCGATCTGGTGGGCCTGACGGACGCATCCAGTGCCGAGCGCACATCCATTCGAGATTACTTCGATCCGGCGCAGTGGCCGGAAATTGCGGCCACGGTGCTGCCGGCGGTCGATCGTGACGGTCACTGGCGGGGCGAACTCACCTTTCGACACTTCCGCACCGGCGAGTTGATCCCCGTCCTCTACGACATCATCGGTCTGCGCGATGGTGGTGAGGAAGTTGTCGCCTATGCGAACATCTCGCGCGACATGCGCGATGAAAAGGCCGCCGAGGCCCGGCAGCATATCCTGAACGAGGAACTCTCGCATCGTATGAAGAATACGCTGGCGATGGTTCAGGCGGTCGCGACGCAGACGTTGCGCGGTGTGACCGAGAAGGACGCGGTGGAGGCCTTCAAGAAGCGGCTGCATGCGATCGCGTCGGCCCATCACGTCCTGCTGCAGCAGAACTGGTCGGCAGCGCAGTTTCGACAGGTCGTCGATGCTGTGCTTGCAAATTTCGAGATGGGGGATCGCTTCAGCCTCTCGGGCGAGAACATCACGCTCGGCCCTCGTGCCACCCTTTCGCTGTCCCTTCTTCTTCACGAACTTGCGACCAACGCTCTGAAATACGGCGCTTTGTCGAACGAGACCGGCCACGTCGCCCTGGCATGGTCGATCAACACGAACGGAGAGCTGATCCTTCGATGGGAGGAGAGCGGCGGACCCAGCCCGCAGCAGCCCGATCGTCGTGGTTTCGGTTCGCGGTTGATCAGCATGGGATTGACTGGAACAGGCGGCAGCGAGCTCCATTACCCACCGGAAGGGTTCAAGGCGATCTTCTCTGCGCCCTTGGATCAAGTCCAGCAGCATTAG
- a CDS encoding sugar phosphate isomerase/epimerase family protein has translation MKTIKGPGIFLAQFAGDEAPFNSFDAICAWVASLGYEGVQIPTWDARLFDLKRASESKDYCDEIAGIAAGHGLTITELSTHLQGQLVAVHPAYDIAFDGFTDASVRGDPKARQEWAVDQVRRALTASRHFGLKAHATFSGSLAWPYVYPWPQRPAGLVEAAFDELAKRWRPILDHAEEMGVDIAYEIHPGEDLHDGISYEMFLERVGGHARANLLYDPSHFVLQQLDYLAYIDIYHERIRAFHVKDAEFNPTGRQGVYGGFQSWVDRAGRFRSLGDGQVDFGAVFSKLTQYGFDGWAVLEWECAIKHPEQGAAEGAPFIAAHLIRTTERAFDDFAGAGTDDAANRTMLGLGEGA, from the coding sequence GTGAAGACCATCAAGGGGCCGGGGATCTTTCTGGCGCAGTTTGCCGGCGATGAGGCACCGTTCAACTCTTTCGACGCGATCTGCGCGTGGGTCGCCTCGCTCGGCTACGAGGGCGTACAGATTCCCACCTGGGACGCGCGGCTGTTCGACCTGAAGCGCGCTTCCGAATCGAAGGACTACTGCGACGAGATCGCCGGCATCGCCGCCGGCCATGGGCTGACGATCACCGAGCTTTCCACCCACCTGCAGGGCCAGCTCGTCGCCGTGCATCCGGCCTACGACATCGCCTTCGACGGTTTCACCGATGCCTCGGTGCGCGGCGACCCGAAGGCGCGCCAGGAATGGGCGGTCGATCAGGTGCGCCGGGCCCTTACGGCCTCGCGCCATTTCGGTCTCAAGGCCCACGCGACCTTTTCCGGCTCGCTCGCCTGGCCCTACGTCTATCCCTGGCCGCAGCGCCCGGCCGGCCTCGTCGAGGCCGCGTTCGACGAACTCGCGAAGCGCTGGCGGCCGATCCTCGACCACGCCGAGGAGATGGGCGTCGACATCGCCTACGAGATCCATCCGGGCGAGGATCTGCACGACGGCATTTCCTACGAGATGTTCCTGGAGCGCGTCGGCGGGCACGCGCGCGCCAACCTTCTCTACGATCCTTCCCACTTCGTGCTGCAGCAGCTCGACTATCTCGCCTATATCGACATCTACCACGAGCGCATCCGTGCCTTCCACGTGAAGGACGCAGAGTTCAACCCGACCGGGCGTCAGGGCGTCTATGGCGGGTTCCAGTCCTGGGTCGACCGCGCCGGGCGCTTTCGCTCGCTCGGCGACGGGCAGGTGGATTTCGGCGCCGTCTTCTCCAAGCTCACGCAATACGGCTTCGACGGCTGGGCGGTGCTCGAATGGGAATGCGCGATCAAGCATCCCGAGCAGGGCGCCGCGGAAGGCGCGCCCTTCATCGCGGCGCATCTCATCCGCACGACCGAACGCGCCTTTGACGACTTCGCCGGGGCCGGCACGGACGATGCGGCTAATCGCACGATGCTTGGCCTCGGGGAGGGCGCGTGA
- a CDS encoding LysR family transcriptional regulator has translation MVRPHLPLTALRAFEASARHLSFTKAAIELFVTQAAVSHQVRSLEASLGVSLFERLPRGLMLTREGETLLPAVREAFDRIGTTLERFEGGRTREILRVGAVGTFAVGWLLPRLPDFQARHPFVDLRLSTNNNRVDVAAEGLDFAIRFGGGAWHGMEARPLMEAALSPICLPRIARRLAAPEDLLAETLLRSYRADEWARWFAQAGVEEPRRLPRSIVFDSSLAMMEAAIQGAGVALAPPSMFARQLGEETVVQPFATTVTLGSYWLVRLQSRPETAAMLAFAHWLQET, from the coding sequence GTGGTCCGTCCGCATCTTCCTTTGACAGCGCTGCGCGCCTTCGAGGCGTCGGCGCGCCATCTGAGCTTCACGAAAGCGGCGATCGAACTCTTCGTCACGCAGGCCGCCGTCAGCCATCAGGTGCGCTCACTGGAGGCTTCCCTGGGTGTCTCGCTCTTCGAACGCCTGCCTCGTGGCCTCATGCTGACGCGCGAGGGCGAAACGCTGCTGCCGGCGGTGCGCGAGGCCTTCGACCGCATCGGCACGACGCTGGAGCGCTTCGAGGGCGGACGCACGCGCGAAATTCTGCGGGTCGGCGCCGTCGGCACCTTCGCCGTCGGCTGGTTGCTGCCACGCTTGCCCGACTTCCAGGCTCGCCATCCTTTCGTCGACCTCCGGCTCTCGACCAACAACAACCGGGTGGACGTCGCGGCGGAAGGCCTCGATTTCGCGATCCGGTTCGGCGGCGGCGCCTGGCACGGAATGGAGGCGCGCCCGTTGATGGAGGCCGCGCTGTCGCCGATCTGCCTGCCGCGCATCGCGCGCCGCTTGGCTGCGCCCGAAGACCTTCTCGCCGAGACGCTGCTGCGTTCATATCGCGCGGACGAATGGGCGCGCTGGTTCGCGCAGGCCGGGGTCGAAGAGCCGCGGCGCCTCCCACGCTCGATCGTGTTCGATTCCTCGCTGGCAATGATGGAGGCCGCGATCCAGGGCGCGGGCGTCGCGCTCGCTCCGCCATCCATGTTCGCTCGCCAACTCGGCGAGGAGACGGTCGTTCAACCCTTCGCGACCACTGTGACGCTCGGCTCCTATTGGCTGGTGCGCCTGCAATCGCGGCCCGAGACGGCGGCGATGCTGGCCTTCGCGCACTGGCTTCAGGAGACCTGA
- the ampC gene encoding class C beta-lactamase, translating into MSPAIKFAASSLALAMTLASAPAWAQGGPHLEAVVDAAIEPVMTEHDVPGMAVAVLSGGEVRFFNYGVTAPEGEEPVSQNTIFEVGSVSKLFTATLAAYAEERGRLALADSAAQHMPQIEGSAIGTASLDQLGTYAAGGLPLQFPDEVTGEDGLVAFYRNFDPPFEAGSHRLYSNPSIGLLGYLTARALGERFDMAMERTLMPAFGLADTFVRVPQARMGEYAWGTSRDGQAIRVTPGALDSEAYGIKTTAADLARFVAAQMEGTGLDTDWQAAVRETRRGRYTVGPMTQALGWERYDDAEDLDALLEGNSTEMALEPQEIAAPAEAPAEAFFNKTGSTGGFGAYVAMVPARGVAVVMLANRNYPNASRVEAAHAILGHLD; encoded by the coding sequence ATGAGCCCCGCAATCAAATTCGCGGCATCCTCGCTCGCACTCGCAATGACGCTGGCAAGCGCACCGGCGTGGGCGCAGGGCGGCCCGCATCTCGAAGCGGTCGTCGATGCGGCGATCGAGCCGGTGATGACTGAGCACGACGTTCCGGGCATGGCGGTCGCCGTCCTGTCCGGCGGCGAGGTGCGCTTCTTCAACTACGGTGTCACTGCCCCAGAGGGCGAGGAGCCGGTGAGCCAGAATACGATCTTCGAGGTCGGTTCGGTCAGCAAGCTCTTCACCGCCACCCTTGCGGCCTACGCAGAGGAGAGAGGACGTCTCGCTTTAGCCGACAGCGCCGCTCAGCATATGCCACAGATCGAGGGCAGCGCGATCGGCACGGCGAGCCTCGACCAGCTCGGCACCTACGCGGCCGGCGGCCTGCCGCTGCAGTTTCCCGACGAGGTGACGGGCGAGGATGGTCTCGTCGCCTTCTACAGGAATTTCGACCCGCCCTTCGAGGCCGGCTCCCACCGGCTCTACTCCAATCCGAGCATCGGTCTTCTCGGATATCTGACGGCCCGCGCTCTAGGCGAGCGCTTCGACATGGCAATGGAGCGCACGCTCATGCCAGCCTTCGGTCTCGCCGATACTTTCGTGCGCGTGCCGCAGGCTCGCATGGGCGAATATGCGTGGGGCACCTCGCGCGACGGTCAGGCCATCCGGGTGACGCCGGGCGCGCTGGACTCGGAAGCCTACGGCATCAAGACGACGGCGGCTGATCTCGCCCGGTTCGTGGCCGCGCAGATGGAGGGCACGGGGCTCGATACCGACTGGCAGGCGGCTGTGCGCGAGACCCGGCGCGGGCGTTACACCGTCGGTCCGATGACACAGGCGCTCGGTTGGGAGCGCTACGACGACGCGGAAGACCTCGACGCGCTGCTCGAAGGCAATTCCACCGAGATGGCCTTGGAGCCGCAGGAAATCGCTGCTCCTGCCGAGGCTCCCGCCGAGGCGTTCTTCAACAAGACAGGATCGACCGGTGGTTTCGGCGCTTATGTCGCGATGGTGCCGGCGCGAGGTGTCGCGGTCGTCATGCTCGCCAATCGCAACTATCCGAACGCGAGCCGTGTCGAGGCGGCCCACGCGATCCTTGGGCACTTGGACTGA
- a CDS encoding response regulator, with protein sequence MSMKEGDPKRQVVLVVEDEPVLRMAAVDLVEDAGFEAVEAADAIQAIEILEERRDVGIVFSDIDMPRGMDGMKMAALIRDRWPPIQIILTSGYFSVEKVRMPSRSVFFPKPYETSKIVEALHRMAA encoded by the coding sequence ATGTCGATGAAGGAAGGTGATCCGAAGCGCCAGGTGGTGCTCGTCGTTGAGGATGAACCCGTCTTGCGGATGGCCGCCGTCGACCTTGTCGAAGACGCCGGGTTCGAGGCCGTCGAGGCGGCCGATGCCATTCAGGCCATCGAGATTCTCGAAGAACGACGCGATGTCGGCATCGTCTTTTCCGATATCGATATGCCGCGCGGGATGGACGGCATGAAGATGGCAGCTCTCATTCGCGATCGTTGGCCGCCGATCCAGATCATCCTGACATCGGGCTATTTCAGCGTCGAGAAAGTCAGAATGCCTTCCCGAAGCGTCTTCTTCCCCAAGCCGTACGAAACGTCGAAGATCGTCGAAGCCCTTCATCGCATGGCTGCCTAG
- a CDS encoding DUF992 domain-containing protein, with the protein MKRVFATALVTAMIGANVAQAADMPVYEPVEAVPLVQERDGVRIGYMTCDIGGGVGYVLGSAKTLDCVFQSTVGAQTTEVYTGVMRKMGVDLGFTTRGQLVWAVLAPTAGYHLGSLGGVYQGATVEATLGAGAGANILVGGTAGSIQLQTVSLSGQIGLNAAATGTSVTLTPAV; encoded by the coding sequence ATGAAACGAGTTTTTGCCACGGCTCTGGTAACCGCCATGATCGGCGCCAACGTCGCACAGGCCGCCGATATGCCTGTCTACGAGCCCGTCGAGGCTGTTCCGCTGGTTCAGGAGCGTGACGGCGTGCGCATCGGCTACATGACGTGCGATATCGGTGGGGGTGTCGGCTACGTCCTCGGTTCTGCCAAGACACTCGATTGCGTGTTCCAGTCGACGGTGGGCGCGCAGACGACGGAGGTCTACACCGGCGTCATGCGCAAGATGGGCGTCGATCTCGGCTTCACCACGCGCGGTCAGCTGGTCTGGGCTGTGCTGGCGCCGACGGCCGGCTATCATCTTGGCTCGCTCGGCGGTGTCTATCAGGGCGCGACGGTCGAGGCGACGCTCGGCGCCGGTGCAGGTGCCAACATCCTCGTCGGCGGTACGGCCGGTTCGATCCAGCTCCAGACCGTGAGCCTCAGCGGGCAGATCGGCCTGAACGCTGCGGCAACGGGCACCTCGGTGACACTGACGCCGGCCGTCTGA